DNA sequence from the Candidatus Krumholzibacteriia bacterium genome:
TGGCCCGCTCCATCGGCGCGACGGCATCCTGCTTCTTCCCGTTCTGGATCAGCGTTTCCGCCTGTGCGCGCTTGGCATCGGCGGTTTCCAGCAGCTTGATGGAGTACGAGTCGGTGGCAACGGCGCGCAGGTCGGCCGCGTAGTTGTCGTAGTCGTGCAGAATGGGTTCCACATCCACACTGGGGGCACAGGCAAGAACGACAAGCGGCACAACGACGGCCAGGCTATGCGATCTCATGTGTACTCCTTCGCGCGTTTACCGCCGGACGCAGGCGCGTTCGGAATCGGTTGCTGATGGTTCGGTCCACCATCAACGAGAAAACCCTATCCAGGTGATCCTGTCCAGCACGTCCATCCAGAACACCCAGCGCCCTCGCGATGGCCTCAATAGTAGCCAGACCCCCGGGCACGGGTTGGTTGCGCAGCAGATAGCGGGACCGCGGTCCGGAGGGCAGCCTGGCCCACGTCATCTTCTTCAGCGTGGGCTCGCGGCGGCCCATCTTCCGGGCCTGGCGCCAGCTCCCGTCGGGCACGACCAGGTGCGTGAACGCATGGCCGGCCACGAAGTCTTCGTCCAGCACGTGGGCATCGGCGCTCAGGTTCAGGAACAGGCAAGATTCCGGTTCGGGAAAGAGGTCCTCGAGGATCAACGGTTTCTCCGCGAAACCCCGCAGGTACACGTCGCAGTTCTGCAACGCCAGACCGGCCAGGCGGGATGTTCCCGAGGGTTTGAAGACCTCGCCGCAATGCATGATGATGGTGACCGGTGTACGGTTGGCAAAGGGAACAATGCTGTCGCAGAGGCACAGGTGGTGCCTCATGAGACACCGGTGGCACTTGTCTCCGTATTTCCCTTTGAATTCAGTCAGATGCATGGTGTTGCCGTGCTGGCTACAGGAACTGGAACCCCACGTTGAAACCAAGGTTGTTGATGGTTCCCCCGCCCAGGACAACCGGGGCGTATTCCACCCCGAGTTGCAGGCTGTACTTACCCCGCAACAGCACAGTGTAACCCATTGCGCCCAGCAGCCCCACTCCTCGCTCGTCGTACAGGTAGTCGGAACTGACAAATCCAAAACCGCCGCCGATTTCCAGGTTGAGACGGCTGGTTGGCCAGTACTGCACGTCGAACACGGCAACTCCGGACACCACGTCTTCCTTGTACATCGACTGGGAACCGCCGATTCGCGGCTGATCGTACATGGCGTCGTACTGGTACGACACGTTCGTCCCGGAAATCCGGAACATGAGCGCGGTATCTTCCGACACAAAACCCCCGATGCCGAGATTCAGTCCCCCGAGGCCGTCGCTGGTTCCCTCGCCAATACCGCCACTCTGCAGGCCATAGCCAAGTGTGAGCAGCAGCGTGAAGCCGCCGCGCTCCTGACAGAGTGCGGCGCGCGAGGGCAGCAGTACCAGCAGAGCAAGAAGTGGAATGAGCCGTTTCCGCATGATCGTTCCCTCCCTCGGGGTCGTCACCCGTCCCCGGACAACCGAGAACTGCGGCCCGGCTATATCGTACGCCTGAATCCGGACTTCCTCAACCTCCGCCCCGAGTGGCTATCGTGGGTTGACACCCCATCTCACGCACGTATACTCAATGACTCCATCTATGATAGATTGCACTGCACGACACCTGAACGACGGAGGCCGCAAATGCCCGTTTTCAAGGCCCGCTTGGCTCTATGCCTGTCCTTATTCCTGGCGACCGCGGTCGCCTGCGGAGACGATGACCCCGCGGCACTGTCCAACAACCCGCCCCCACCGGGCAACACCACCCCGCAGTTCGTGCTCAAGTGGGGTTCCGCGGGATCTGCCGCCGGCCAGTTTGCCGGC
Encoded proteins:
- a CDS encoding DTW domain-containing protein, encoding MHLTEFKGKYGDKCHRCLMRHHLCLCDSIVPFANRTPVTIIMHCGEVFKPSGTSRLAGLALQNCDVYLRGFAEKPLILEDLFPEPESCLFLNLSADAHVLDEDFVAGHAFTHLVVPDGSWRQARKMGRREPTLKKMTWARLPSGPRSRYLLRNQPVPGGLATIEAIARALGVLDGRAGQDHLDRVFSLMVDRTISNRFRTRLRPAVNARRSTHEIA